A genomic stretch from Lysobacter soyae includes:
- a CDS encoding alpha/beta hydrolase family protein, protein MPTSRWLATQRALPVAPQLPREAFYESRALSSVRLSPNGRQVAYLRKQGEQRSAWVQTLDTGTKRNVLARTSADQILWSTDSARVFLRAANAVDSIGINGKAGAHVRLGGTTRRQFMAVDRSQPAAILIRERVLNAGPTAWRVLRVTADGRETVVLNAPYWIQQVVFDTQGLLTAFTFFDKGRDGLMRFGADRKQRVVMRMQPLERVGILGASADGSLWLETNVNADLRRVERMDAQDKRTVLHQDPSNTADLDETVVNPLTGEPVAASYRSATAATYGIGAQQSVVSAITTHFNGNDVDLQTGGGRWLVSERGATLRDARWYVYDQQTFNRILEQTEASDVAIPERALAAKVPWTFTASDGLRVHGFLLVPPGVDVARAPLVVQVHGGPINHFRPGFDGVAQFLVNRGYVVYQSNFRGSTGFGRDYTFASNGDYGNGRVQQDIVEGTRALLAQGIGDAARVGIVGHSFGGYSTLVGLTFQPDLFKVGFAGAPPADLGWTMRWELGHGYQADLPDRSLKETLRALRLDGEAPAVFDRLHAQSPLNNAQRLRRPLLIFAGGADPTVPLRSITHYVASLRMKNRPVTLVVDPDSRHSPEAGLAMEGYLWTMETQLHAVLGGRDIEPAGARLKTWLKTRIRNPALKFDLR, encoded by the coding sequence ATGCCGACGAGCCGCTGGCTTGCGACGCAACGCGCACTGCCCGTGGCACCGCAGCTACCGCGCGAAGCGTTTTATGAATCACGTGCTTTGAGCTCGGTGCGGCTTTCACCGAATGGCCGACAGGTCGCTTACTTGCGGAAGCAAGGCGAGCAGCGCAGCGCCTGGGTGCAGACTCTGGATACAGGCACCAAGCGCAATGTGCTGGCACGCACCTCAGCCGACCAGATCCTTTGGTCGACCGACAGCGCGCGTGTGTTCTTGCGTGCCGCGAATGCCGTGGACAGCATCGGCATCAATGGCAAAGCCGGTGCGCATGTGCGATTGGGCGGCACGACACGGCGTCAATTCATGGCAGTCGATCGATCGCAGCCCGCAGCGATCCTGATCCGGGAGCGCGTGCTGAACGCGGGTCCGACAGCTTGGCGTGTGCTGCGCGTCACCGCGGATGGACGCGAGACGGTGGTTCTCAACGCGCCGTATTGGATTCAGCAAGTGGTCTTCGATACGCAAGGCCTGCTGACGGCGTTTACGTTTTTCGATAAGGGGCGCGACGGATTGATGCGTTTCGGCGCCGATCGCAAGCAGCGCGTGGTCATGCGCATGCAACCGCTGGAACGGGTCGGCATCTTGGGCGCAAGCGCAGACGGCAGTTTGTGGCTGGAAACCAATGTGAACGCGGATCTGCGCCGCGTTGAACGCATGGACGCACAAGACAAGCGCACGGTGTTGCATCAGGATCCATCCAACACAGCGGATCTCGACGAAACCGTGGTGAATCCGTTGACCGGTGAACCGGTGGCGGCCAGCTATCGCAGCGCGACGGCGGCGACTTACGGCATCGGCGCACAGCAATCCGTGGTGAGCGCAATTACAACGCACTTCAACGGCAACGATGTTGACCTGCAAACGGGGGGCGGTCGCTGGTTGGTGTCCGAACGTGGCGCGACTTTGCGTGATGCCCGTTGGTACGTCTACGATCAGCAAACCTTCAATCGCATCTTGGAACAAACGGAGGCATCCGACGTCGCGATTCCCGAGCGCGCGCTGGCCGCGAAAGTGCCGTGGACGTTTACCGCATCCGACGGTTTGCGTGTGCATGGCTTTTTGTTGGTGCCCCCGGGTGTCGATGTCGCGCGTGCACCCCTGGTCGTGCAAGTGCATGGCGGACCGATCAATCATTTCCGTCCGGGCTTCGACGGCGTGGCACAGTTTTTGGTCAACCGCGGCTATGTGGTTTACCAATCCAACTTTCGTGGCTCTACCGGATTCGGTCGCGACTACACCTTTGCCTCGAACGGCGATTACGGCAACGGCCGCGTGCAACAAGACATTGTTGAAGGGACCCGCGCATTGCTCGCCCAAGGCATCGGTGACGCGGCGCGTGTCGGCATCGTCGGACACAGCTTCGGCGGCTACTCGACCTTGGTCGGTCTCACCTTTCAGCCCGACTTGTTCAAAGTCGGTTTCGCCGGTGCGCCACCGGCCGATCTGGGCTGGACCATGCGTTGGGAATTGGGGCATGGCTACCAAGCCGACCTGCCTGATCGTTCACTGAAAGAGACGCTGCGCGCGCTGCGGTTGGATGGCGAAGCCCCTGCCGTCTTCGATCGTTTGCATGCGCAGTCGCCGCTCAACAACGCGCAGCGTCTGCGTCGGCCCTTGTTGATCTTTGCCGGCGGTGCCGATCCGACCGTGCCCTTGCGTTCGATCACCCACTACGTCGCCAGCTTGCGGATGAAAAATCGCCCGGTGACATTGGTGGTCGATCCGGACAGCCGTCACTCGCCGGAAGCCGGCTTGGCCATGGAAGGTTATCTCTGGACGATGGAGACGCAGTTGCATGCGGTCTTGGGCGGACGCGACATCGAACCCGCCGGCGCGCGGCTCAAGACTTGGTTGAAGACGCGCATACGCAATCCGGCCTTGAAGTTCGATCTTCGCTAA
- a CDS encoding ABC transporter ATP-binding protein codes for MTHDLNTDLVIETRDLSRLYGRKRALDHLDLAIPRGKIHAIVGANGAGKSTLFRILLGFQTPSSGSAYILGKDSQTLTFADRGRIGFVNEEHTLPAWLRVAQIVALQRSQYAGWDQAVFDKVLGHYHVLPEQKVSQLSRGERAGLNLALALAQGPELLVLDEPTLGLDVVAKRAFLEALMYSNATEACTIIYCSHQMEEIERVADNLIILENGRLKHMSAPEDFAARVSHWIADIPFKGPDPNSIDGLLEMQRIDGLHHFLMFDRDEDFGTWLRSQGARSVQTMPVSLDRAVNAFLAAGHKTPERKSSP; via the coding sequence ATGACTCATGACCTCAACACCGATCTTGTGATCGAAACGCGCGACCTGAGCCGGCTTTACGGCCGCAAGCGCGCACTTGATCACTTGGACCTTGCCATTCCGCGCGGCAAGATCCATGCCATCGTCGGCGCCAACGGCGCGGGCAAATCCACACTGTTTCGCATTTTGCTTGGTTTCCAGACGCCGAGCAGCGGCAGCGCCTACATCTTGGGCAAAGACAGTCAAACGCTCACCTTCGCCGATCGGGGCCGCATTGGCTTCGTCAATGAAGAACACACCTTGCCGGCGTGGTTGCGCGTCGCGCAAATCGTCGCGCTCCAGCGCAGCCAATACGCCGGCTGGGATCAAGCGGTGTTCGACAAAGTGCTGGGGCATTACCACGTCTTGCCCGAACAAAAAGTCTCGCAACTTTCGCGGGGTGAACGTGCCGGTTTGAACTTGGCCTTGGCGTTGGCACAAGGGCCCGAATTGCTGGTGCTCGATGAGCCGACGCTCGGTCTCGACGTCGTTGCCAAGCGCGCATTTCTCGAAGCCTTGATGTACAGCAATGCCACCGAAGCCTGCACGATCATCTACTGCTCACACCAGATGGAAGAGATCGAACGGGTTGCCGACAACCTGATCATTCTCGAGAACGGGCGCCTCAAACATATGTCTGCGCCGGAGGATTTTGCCGCGCGTGTCAGCCATTGGATTGCTGACATTCCGTTCAAAGGCCCGGATCCGAACAGCATTGACGGCTTGCTTGAAATGCAGCGCATCGATGGCCTGCATCACTTTCTGATGTTCGACCGCGACGAAGACTTCGGCACCTGGTTGCGTTCGCAAGGCGCGCGCAGCGTCCAAACCATGCCGGTGAGCTTGGATCGGGCAGTTAACGCCTTTCTTGCTGCCGGACACAAAACACCTGAACGGAAATCATCGCCATGA
- the dmpE gene encoding 2-oxopent-4-enoate hydratase yields MTVLSTENLQQMGDELFDALKTCRSIEPLIARYPDMDIDAAYAVQQHLMQRRLESGERVVGKKIGVTSRAVMDLLGVMQPDFGWLTDRMVYNEGESIRADNLIQPKAEGEIAFLLKKTLMGPGITREDVIDATDGVMACFEIVDSRIRDWKISIVDTVADNASCGVFVLGERLVDPREVDLLTCGMVLEKNGEIVATGAGAAAMGHPAEAVAWLANTLGARGVALEAGEVVLSGSLGTMVPVAAGDALRVTIGGIGGCSVRFA; encoded by the coding sequence ATGACCGTCCTTTCCACCGAAAACTTGCAGCAAATGGGTGACGAGCTGTTCGATGCCTTGAAGACATGCCGCAGCATCGAACCGCTGATCGCGCGCTACCCCGACATGGACATTGATGCCGCCTATGCCGTGCAACAGCATTTGATGCAACGCCGTCTTGAATCAGGCGAGCGCGTGGTCGGCAAAAAAATCGGCGTCACCAGCCGCGCGGTGATGGATTTGCTCGGCGTGATGCAACCGGATTTCGGTTGGCTTACTGATCGCATGGTCTACAACGAAGGCGAATCGATTCGCGCGGACAACTTGATCCAACCCAAGGCCGAAGGCGAAATCGCCTTCTTGTTGAAGAAGACTTTGATGGGCCCCGGCATCACGCGCGAAGACGTGATCGACGCCACTGACGGCGTCATGGCCTGTTTTGAAATCGTCGACTCGCGGATTCGTGATTGGAAAATCAGCATTGTCGATACCGTCGCCGACAACGCCTCCTGCGGTGTCTTTGTGTTGGGCGAACGTTTGGTGGATCCGCGTGAGGTCGATCTGTTGACCTGCGGCATGGTGCTGGAAAAGAACGGTGAAATTGTCGCCACCGGGGCCGGTGCGGCCGCCATGGGTCATCCGGCAGAAGCGGTTGCCTGGCTGGCCAATACCTTGGGCGCGCGCGGCGTCGCCCTTGAAGCGGGGGAAGTGGTTCTGTCCGGTTCGCTGGGCACGATGGTGCCGGTGGCCGCCGGGGATGCGTTGCGCGTCACTATCGGCGGGATCGGCGGTTGCAGCGTGCGGTTCGCTTAA
- the dmpH gene encoding 2-oxo-3-hexenedioate decarboxylase: protein MALSQAQIEQLAAHLHACQIANRDTHKVTDDHPEMSWEDAYAVQEHIQAIQLAGGARVIGYKAGLTSHAKMKQMGVTDPVFGFLSDAYRVDDAAAIRIADLIHPKVEPEIAFVTRETLSGPGCHIGSVLAASDVVMPGLEVIDSRYRDFKFDLKSVVADNTSAARFVLGKQAVDARKLDLRTVGVVFEKNDAPIAFAAGAAVLGHPAAAVALLVNHLGRRGQSLPAGSIVLSGGITEAVPVAAGDTIRLRVQGMGEVSARFV, encoded by the coding sequence ATGGCGTTGAGCCAAGCACAGATCGAACAACTCGCCGCGCATTTGCACGCCTGCCAGATCGCGAATCGCGATACGCACAAGGTGACGGATGATCATCCCGAGATGTCTTGGGAGGACGCTTATGCGGTGCAGGAGCACATTCAAGCCATCCAGCTGGCCGGCGGCGCACGCGTGATCGGCTACAAAGCCGGCCTGACCTCGCACGCCAAAATGAAACAAATGGGCGTGACCGATCCCGTGTTCGGATTCTTGTCGGATGCTTACCGGGTGGACGATGCCGCAGCCATCCGGATCGCCGATCTCATCCATCCGAAGGTCGAACCGGAAATCGCTTTCGTCACTCGCGAAACGCTGTCAGGACCCGGTTGCCATATCGGCAGCGTGCTCGCCGCCAGTGACGTGGTCATGCCGGGGCTCGAGGTGATCGACAGTCGTTATCGGGATTTCAAATTTGATTTGAAGAGCGTGGTGGCCGACAACACCTCGGCCGCGCGATTCGTGCTCGGCAAGCAAGCGGTCGATGCGCGCAAGCTGGATCTGCGTACCGTCGGCGTGGTGTTTGAAAAGAATGACGCGCCCATCGCATTTGCAGCCGGCGCAGCGGTGTTGGGTCATCCCGCAGCCGCAGTGGCGCTGCTCGTCAACCATTTGGGTCGCCGGGGTCAAAGTCTGCCTGCGGGCAGCATCGTGTTGTCGGGGGGAATTACCGAGGCCGTCCCGGTGGCGGCCGGCGACACGATCCGATTGCGGGTGCAGGGCATGGGTGAGGTGTCGGCGCGGTTCGTCTGA
- a CDS encoding acetaldehyde dehydrogenase (acetylating), with protein sequence MRDKVKCAVIGPGNIGTDLLAKLQRSDVLAPVWMVGVDPASEGLRRAEALGLKTTDQGVDGMVPTLRADGVQIVFDATSASAHADNSRKVNAEGALMIDLTPAAIGPYCIPPVNLQTHIGSGEMNVNMVTCGGQATIPMVAAISRVQAVRYGEIVATVSSRSVGPGTRKNIDEFTRTTAGAVEKIGGAKQGKAIIVINPAEPPLIMRDTVHCLTEALPDEARIRESVHAMLAEVQRYVPGFRLVNGPVFDGHRVSLFLEVEGLGDYLPKYAGNLDIMTAAAVRTAERFAEEILAGRFNPAAGVAA encoded by the coding sequence ATGCGTGACAAAGTGAAATGCGCCGTGATCGGCCCCGGCAATATCGGCACCGATCTGCTGGCGAAACTTCAACGCAGCGATGTGTTGGCACCGGTGTGGATGGTTGGCGTCGATCCTGCATCCGAAGGACTCCGACGCGCCGAGGCGCTTGGTTTGAAAACCACCGATCAAGGCGTCGATGGCATGGTGCCGACATTGCGCGCCGACGGCGTGCAAATTGTCTTTGATGCCACCAGCGCGTCCGCACACGCAGACAACTCGCGCAAAGTGAATGCCGAGGGTGCGCTGATGATCGATCTGACGCCTGCGGCGATCGGCCCTTATTGCATTCCACCGGTGAATTTGCAGACGCATATCGGCAGCGGGGAGATGAACGTCAACATGGTGACCTGCGGCGGACAGGCTACCATTCCGATGGTCGCGGCCATCAGTCGTGTGCAAGCCGTGCGCTATGGCGAGATTGTCGCCACGGTGTCGAGCCGTTCGGTCGGTCCCGGCACACGCAAGAACATCGACGAATTCACCCGTACTACCGCAGGTGCCGTGGAGAAGATCGGTGGCGCGAAGCAAGGCAAAGCCATCATCGTCATCAATCCGGCCGAGCCGCCTTTGATCATGCGTGACACCGTGCATTGCCTGACCGAAGCGCTGCCGGATGAGGCGCGAATCAGGGAAAGCGTGCACGCCATGCTGGCAGAAGTGCAGCGGTATGTGCCGGGGTTCCGCTTGGTGAACGGACCGGTTTTCGACGGCCATCGCGTCTCGTTGTTTTTGGAAGTCGAAGGCCTCGGCGACTATCTTCCGAAATACGCAGGCAACTTGGACATCATGACGGCCGCTGCCGTCCGCACCGCCGAACGGTTTGCCGAAGAGATTCTGGCCGGCCGCTTCAACCCTGCTGCGGGAGTGGCCGCATGA
- a CDS encoding NAD(P)/FAD-dependent oxidoreductase: MDLKSGYPFWAVKNGLMHAFPALDSDVRCDVVVLGAGITGALIARELVANGHSVCVLDKRDVAWGSTSASTALLQYEIDTPMTELAKRFGEADALLAYRACLQAIPVLADIAAEARDAGFAFTRSLYYASKKSHRKSMQAEFALRLKHGFPVHWLEAGDVRAQFLIDAPAAILSDVAAQVDPYRLAYRLLMRAAAQGARVHDRCRLTKISARPRGVELTTERGFQVRAKHLIVAAGYESQGFIKQRVARNRSSYAWISEPVVGGVPHALTQAMVWESARPYLYARATSDHRVLMGGEDDAVDIPVKRDVRLAKKADILQRKAARLFPDVALRPSFAWAGTFAETEDGLPFFGPHPEHPPHVLFAMAYGGNGITYSAIGARLLRATIEGRTHPLANLFSFARLGR, encoded by the coding sequence TTGGATCTGAAAAGTGGCTATCCGTTTTGGGCGGTCAAGAACGGGTTGATGCATGCGTTTCCGGCACTCGACAGCGATGTGCGCTGCGATGTGGTGGTGTTGGGTGCGGGCATCACCGGCGCGTTGATCGCACGCGAATTGGTTGCGAATGGACATTCGGTCTGCGTTCTGGACAAACGCGACGTGGCGTGGGGCAGTACTTCGGCCAGCACGGCCCTGCTGCAGTACGAAATCGATACGCCGATGACCGAGCTCGCGAAGCGTTTTGGTGAAGCCGACGCCTTGCTGGCCTATCGCGCATGTCTTCAGGCGATTCCGGTGTTGGCGGACATTGCCGCCGAAGCGCGCGACGCGGGATTCGCATTCACGCGCAGCCTCTACTATGCCAGCAAGAAGTCGCACCGAAAATCCATGCAGGCGGAATTCGCACTGCGCTTGAAACACGGATTTCCCGTGCATTGGCTGGAGGCAGGTGACGTCCGGGCGCAGTTTCTGATCGATGCACCGGCAGCGATCTTGAGCGACGTCGCGGCGCAGGTCGATCCGTATCGCCTTGCCTATCGCCTACTGATGCGTGCGGCGGCGCAAGGCGCGCGGGTGCACGACCGTTGCAGGCTGACCAAAATCTCCGCCCGCCCGCGTGGTGTCGAACTGACGACCGAGCGCGGCTTTCAGGTGCGCGCCAAGCACTTGATCGTCGCGGCGGGCTACGAATCACAGGGCTTCATCAAACAACGTGTGGCACGCAATCGCAGCAGTTACGCCTGGATTTCCGAACCGGTGGTAGGCGGCGTGCCTCATGCCCTCACACAGGCCATGGTCTGGGAAAGTGCACGCCCCTACCTCTATGCGCGCGCGACGTCCGACCATCGGGTGCTGATGGGCGGCGAAGATGATGCGGTCGATATCCCGGTCAAGCGCGACGTACGTTTGGCCAAGAAGGCAGACATCTTGCAGCGCAAAGCGGCGCGATTGTTCCCGGATGTCGCGCTTCGCCCCTCGTTCGCCTGGGCGGGCACATTTGCGGAAACCGAGGATGGCCTGCCCTTCTTCGGCCCGCACCCGGAGCATCCGCCCCACGTTCTGTTCGCCATGGCTTACGGGGGCAACGGCATTACCTATTCGGCGATTGGCGCGCGCTTGCTCAGGGCCACGATCGAGGGCCGCACGCACCCCCTGGCCAACCTGTTTTCATTCGCGCGATTGGGGCGCTGA
- the dmpG gene encoding 4-hydroxy-2-oxovalerate aldolase, which translates to MSKSSLDGRRVTLHDMTLRDGMHPKRHQMTLEQMTTIAQGLDAAGMPLIEVTHGDGLGGSSVNYGFPAHSDEAYLSAVIPLMKQAKVSALLLPGIGTVDDLRMAHGLGVHTLRVATHCTEADVSEQHIALSRKLGMDTVGFLMMSHMNSAEGLVTQARLMESYGANCIYITDSAGYMLPEEVKAKMGAVRKALNPETELGFHGHHNLAMGVANSIAAIEIGASRIDAAAAGLGAGAGNTPMEVLVAVCDRMGIHTGVDVFGIQDVAEDLVVPIMDFPIRIDRDALTLGYAGVYGSFLLFAKRAGEKYGISAREILVELGRRGCVGGQEDMIEDTALTLLKQRSAKD; encoded by the coding sequence ATGAGTAAGTCTTCCTTGGACGGTCGTCGCGTCACGCTGCATGACATGACCCTGCGTGATGGCATGCATCCGAAACGTCATCAAATGACGCTCGAACAAATGACCACCATTGCGCAAGGCTTAGATGCGGCCGGTATGCCCCTGATCGAAGTCACGCACGGCGATGGCTTGGGCGGCAGCTCGGTCAACTACGGTTTTCCCGCCCACAGTGACGAAGCGTATTTGTCGGCCGTCATTCCGTTGATGAAGCAGGCCAAGGTGTCGGCCTTGCTCTTGCCCGGCATCGGCACCGTGGACGATCTGCGCATGGCGCACGGATTGGGCGTGCACACCTTGCGAGTCGCCACCCACTGCACCGAAGCCGACGTCAGTGAACAACACATCGCGCTTTCGCGAAAGCTAGGTATGGACACCGTCGGCTTTCTGATGATGAGTCACATGAACAGCGCGGAGGGTTTGGTGACACAAGCGCGGCTGATGGAAAGTTATGGCGCGAATTGCATCTACATCACCGACTCAGCGGGCTATATGTTGCCCGAAGAAGTGAAAGCCAAAATGGGCGCGGTGCGCAAAGCGCTGAACCCCGAGACCGAGTTGGGCTTTCATGGACATCACAACCTGGCCATGGGTGTGGCGAACTCCATTGCGGCGATCGAGATCGGCGCGTCGCGAATCGACGCGGCCGCGGCCGGTTTGGGCGCAGGCGCCGGTAACACGCCGATGGAAGTGCTGGTGGCCGTCTGTGATCGCATGGGCATTCATACCGGTGTCGACGTGTTCGGCATTCAAGACGTCGCCGAAGATCTGGTCGTGCCGATCATGGATTTTCCCATCCGCATTGATCGTGACGCGCTGACCCTGGGCTATGCCGGCGTGTATGGCTCGTTCCTGTTGTTCGCCAAACGCGCGGGTGAAAAATACGGCATCTCCGCGCGCGAGATTCTCGTCGAGTTGGGTCGCCGCGGCTGCGTCGGCGGGCAAGAAGACATGATTGAAGACACTGCGTTGACGCTACTGAAGCAGCGTTCCGCTAAAGATTGA
- a CDS encoding 2-hydroxymuconic semialdehyde dehydrogenase, with product MATSHASELTQVHNFIAGEYVASERRFKKYSPVTGEWIADIHEASREQVDAAVRAARDALNGPWGQMPLQARIAILEKVVDGITRRFDAFLAAECADTGKPTALARSLDIPRGAANFKVFADMVKDVPGECFETATPDGRGAINYSVRAPVGVVGVICPWNLPLLLLTWKVGPALACGNTVVVKPSEVTPQTAAMLGEVMNEAGVPPGVFNVVHGFGPDSAGEFLTTHPWVDAITFTGETRTGAAIMQAAAIGARPVSLEMGGKNAALIFADCDFDAAVEGTLRSAFANSGQVCLGTERVYVERPIFERFVAAMKTATEAMRIGAPDEASTQMGPLVSKEHQAKVLSYYQLAREEGATVVTGGGIPDMPAALKDGSWVEPTIWTGLPEDARVIKEEIFGPCCHIAPFDREEDAIALANATDYGLSAAIWTTNLARAHRVARQVNAGIAWVNSWYLRDLRTPFGGAKQSGIGREGGVHSLEFYTELKNICIKL from the coding sequence ATGGCAACATCCCATGCAAGTGAACTGACACAGGTTCACAATTTCATCGCCGGCGAATACGTCGCCAGCGAACGTCGCTTCAAGAAATATTCGCCGGTTACCGGCGAATGGATCGCCGACATCCATGAGGCCAGTCGGGAACAGGTGGATGCGGCGGTGCGTGCGGCACGTGATGCGCTGAACGGCCCATGGGGGCAAATGCCATTGCAGGCGCGTATCGCCATCTTGGAAAAGGTGGTGGACGGAATTACGCGCCGGTTCGATGCGTTTCTCGCCGCGGAGTGTGCGGACACCGGCAAGCCGACGGCCTTGGCACGCAGTCTGGATATCCCGCGCGGCGCCGCAAATTTCAAAGTGTTTGCCGACATGGTCAAAGACGTGCCTGGTGAATGCTTTGAAACCGCCACGCCCGATGGACGCGGCGCAATCAACTACAGCGTGCGGGCACCGGTCGGTGTGGTCGGGGTGATCTGCCCGTGGAACCTGCCGCTTTTGTTGCTGACGTGGAAGGTCGGCCCGGCATTGGCCTGTGGCAACACGGTGGTGGTGAAGCCTTCCGAGGTGACGCCGCAGACCGCAGCCATGCTGGGCGAAGTCATGAACGAAGCCGGTGTGCCGCCCGGCGTATTCAACGTCGTGCATGGCTTTGGTCCGGATTCGGCCGGCGAATTTCTCACCACGCATCCGTGGGTGGACGCCATCACCTTTACCGGAGAAACGCGTACCGGCGCCGCCATCATGCAGGCCGCTGCGATCGGCGCGCGCCCGGTCAGTTTGGAAATGGGCGGCAAGAATGCCGCATTGATTTTTGCCGACTGCGATTTTGATGCGGCGGTGGAAGGCACCCTGCGCAGTGCCTTCGCCAACAGCGGGCAAGTCTGCCTCGGTACCGAACGTGTCTATGTCGAGCGACCGATCTTCGAGCGATTTGTCGCGGCGATGAAAACGGCGACGGAAGCCATGAGGATCGGCGCCCCTGATGAGGCCTCGACGCAGATGGGGCCGCTGGTCAGCAAGGAACACCAAGCTAAAGTGCTGTCTTATTACCAGCTTGCACGCGAGGAAGGCGCCACCGTGGTGACCGGCGGCGGCATCCCCGACATGCCGGCGGCACTCAAAGACGGCAGTTGGGTCGAGCCGACAATTTGGACCGGATTGCCCGAAGATGCGCGCGTGATCAAAGAAGAGATCTTCGGCCCTTGTTGTCACATTGCACCGTTCGATCGCGAAGAAGACGCCATTGCCCTCGCCAACGCCACCGACTATGGATTGTCTGCCGCGATTTGGACGACCAATCTGGCGCGCGCACACCGCGTCGCGCGTCAGGTGAATGCCGGCATCGCGTGGGTGAACAGCTGGTATTTGCGCGATCTGCGAACACCCTTTGGCGGTGCCAAGCAATCGGGCATCGGTCGCGAAGGTGGCGTCCACTCGCTCGAGTTCTACACTGAGCTGAAGAACATTTGCATCAAGTTGTGA
- a CDS encoding GntR family transcriptional regulator, with translation MARTTPLLIQIATGDVRPIVKQITDAVRMKIATGELTQGDQLPSVRGLAQQLSINPNTVSKAYAELTTEGWLESRQGLGLYVAKPRQRLSQSERARRFDESMDRFMHDVIPLDYSLEDIQDGIARAFEFHMPRKRA, from the coding sequence ATGGCGCGTACCACCCCGTTACTCATCCAAATCGCCACCGGCGATGTCCGTCCGATCGTCAAGCAAATCACCGACGCGGTGCGTATGAAGATCGCCACCGGGGAACTGACCCAAGGCGATCAATTGCCCAGTGTGCGCGGCTTGGCGCAGCAACTGTCGATCAACCCCAATACCGTGTCCAAGGCCTATGCCGAACTGACCACCGAAGGTTGGCTTGAGTCGCGCCAAGGCCTTGGTTTGTATGTCGCCAAGCCGCGGCAGCGGTTGTCGCAAAGCGAGCGCGCACGTCGGTTTGACGAATCCATGGATCGATTCATGCATGACGTGATCCCGCTCGACTATTCCCTCGAAGACATCCAGGACGGGATCGCCCGCGCCTTCGAATTCCACATGCCGAGGAAACGCGCATGA